In the genome of Rhodothermales bacterium, one region contains:
- a CDS encoding type II toxin-antitoxin system death-on-curing family toxin encodes MVDVFQIDLIRQHGGSPRVRDGGLIDSALARPLNRFAYEADADLIDLAASYAVGLAKNHGYIDGNKRVAFMAMYVFLRINGIRLVAPEPDAVRVMLDVATGALDERTLAAWLRENVD; translated from the coding sequence ATGGTCGACGTATTCCAGATCGATCTGATCAGGCAGCATGGTGGGTCGCCAAGGGTGCGCGATGGCGGCCTGATCGATTCTGCGCTGGCGCGCCCACTGAATCGATTTGCCTACGAAGCAGACGCGGACTTGATTGATTTGGCGGCATCCTATGCCGTCGGACTGGCGAAGAATCATGGCTACATCGACGGCAACAAGCGCGTAGCCTTTATGGCCATGTACGTATTTCTCAGGATCAACGGCATTCGGCTTGTTGCTCCTGAACCGGACGCCGTCCGTGTCATGCTTGATGTCGCTACCGGAGCACTGGACGAGCGGACATTGGCTGCGTGGCTACGGGAAAACGTCGATTGA
- a CDS encoding PLP-dependent aspartate aminotransferase family protein: protein MKLQTRLALAGQETDGAYRSVVPPIYQSAIFKFENPDTKPAYDYSRSGNPGRNALEVVLADLEGGAGAVATSSGMSAVTTVLGLYNADAHILCSHDCYGGTERLLTVWARQGRLKVSFVDLTDVRALEAAIRPDTKAIWAETPSNPLLRIIDLAAVSAVAKRHDLELIVDNTFLSPLFQRPFEHGADLIVHSTTKYLNGHSDIVGGAVVARTEERAADIRFTSNALGLTAAPFDSWLLVRGLKTLPLRLKQHEENAFAVARFLAGHDAVDEVFYPGLETHVGHDIARKQQSGFGGIVSFRLKGTGDDVRRVLGATRVFALAESLGGVESLIEQPATMSHASMRPEQRAEAGITEQIIRLSVGIEDPSDLLADLELALSRVCTAQPAHAPNGVKTEAPKTNGVKRSAGVPV from the coding sequence ATGAAGCTCCAGACCCGACTCGCACTCGCCGGACAAGAAACCGATGGCGCCTACCGCAGCGTGGTGCCGCCCATCTACCAGTCGGCGATTTTCAAGTTCGAGAATCCCGATACGAAGCCCGCCTACGACTATTCCCGCAGCGGAAACCCCGGGCGGAATGCCCTGGAAGTGGTCCTGGCCGACCTGGAAGGCGGCGCCGGGGCGGTGGCCACATCGAGCGGCATGTCGGCGGTCACGACCGTTCTGGGCCTGTACAATGCCGACGCCCACATCCTGTGTTCGCACGACTGTTACGGCGGTACGGAGCGCCTGCTCACCGTCTGGGCGCGGCAGGGCCGGCTGAAGGTATCGTTCGTGGATCTGACCGATGTCCGGGCCCTTGAAGCCGCCATCCGGCCCGACACCAAGGCCATCTGGGCCGAAACCCCGTCGAATCCGCTGCTGCGGATAATTGACCTGGCCGCGGTGAGCGCGGTGGCGAAGCGGCACGACCTCGAACTCATTGTGGACAACACGTTTCTGTCGCCGCTCTTCCAGCGGCCGTTCGAGCATGGCGCGGACCTGATAGTACACTCGACGACGAAGTATCTGAACGGCCACTCGGACATCGTAGGCGGTGCGGTGGTGGCGAGGACGGAGGAGCGGGCGGCGGATATCCGGTTCACGTCAAATGCACTCGGTTTGACCGCCGCCCCATTCGACAGTTGGTTACTGGTTCGCGGCCTGAAAACGCTCCCCCTCCGGCTCAAGCAGCACGAAGAGAATGCCTTCGCGGTGGCGCGCTTCCTGGCCGGGCATGACGCGGTCGATGAGGTGTTCTACCCGGGCCTCGAAACCCATGTGGGCCATGACATTGCGCGCAAACAGCAGTCCGGGTTCGGAGGCATTGTGAGCTTCCGTCTGAAGGGCACGGGGGACGATGTGCGCCGCGTGTTGGGCGCCACGCGCGTGTTTGCGCTGGCCGAAAGCCTGGGCGGCGTGGAATCGCTCATCGAGCAGCCCGCGACCATGAGCCACGCCTCCATGCGGCCCGAGCAGCGCGCCGAAGCGGGCATCACCGAACAGATCATCCGCCTGTCTGTGGGGATTGAGGATCCATCGGACCTGCTCGCCGACCTGGAGTTGGCGCTCAGCCGGGTCTGCACGGCACAGCCAGCACACGCGCCCAATGGTGTGAAAACGGAGGCTCCGAAAACAAACGGGGTAAAACGCAGCGCAGGGGTCCCGGTCTGA
- the metX gene encoding homoserine O-acetyltransferase: MSTLQSKTVNPRLSPPRHVFFAGDVTLESGRTLKGVEVAYETWGRLNDAKDNAIVVCHSLTGDSHVPTWWPGLIGSGAPIDTDRYFVVCANMLGSCYGTTGPSSTNPETGRPYRADFPVPTIRDGVRLHRRLLDWLGVRRVHAAIGGSLGGMQVLEWGFETAGSEQNEPYVQHLIPVATSGRHSAWCIAWSESQRQAIYADPAWNGGNYSAAHPPRQGLGAARMMAMLSYRTQASFETRFGTDTATVQSYLHHQGKKLVDRFDANSYVRLSESANTHDVARGRGEYDAVLASLTQPTLVVGVDSDVLFPLREQEELARIMPHADLAIIESEHGHDGFLLETPQLGALLRDWLHTFEPNIEEASCILT, encoded by the coding sequence ATGAGTACGCTCCAGTCAAAAACTGTAAATCCCCGGCTCAGCCCGCCCCGGCACGTATTCTTTGCCGGAGATGTCACCCTCGAGAGTGGGCGGACGCTGAAGGGCGTCGAAGTGGCGTACGAGACGTGGGGCCGGCTGAACGATGCCAAGGACAACGCGATTGTGGTTTGCCATTCGCTGACGGGTGACAGCCACGTGCCGACGTGGTGGCCGGGGCTCATCGGGAGCGGCGCGCCGATTGATACGGACCGGTATTTCGTGGTGTGCGCCAATATGCTCGGATCGTGCTACGGCACGACGGGGCCGTCCAGCACGAATCCGGAAACAGGCCGCCCGTACCGCGCGGACTTTCCCGTGCCCACCATCCGGGACGGCGTGCGCTTGCATCGGCGGCTCCTGGACTGGCTCGGCGTTCGGCGCGTGCACGCCGCTATTGGGGGCTCGCTCGGCGGCATGCAGGTCCTGGAGTGGGGCTTCGAAACGGCCGGGTCCGAGCAGAACGAGCCCTACGTCCAACACCTCATCCCCGTAGCGACGTCGGGGCGGCATTCGGCGTGGTGCATTGCGTGGAGCGAGAGCCAGCGGCAGGCCATTTATGCCGATCCGGCGTGGAACGGCGGGAATTACAGCGCGGCGCATCCGCCGCGGCAGGGCCTGGGTGCTGCGCGCATGATGGCCATGTTGTCGTATCGGACACAAGCATCGTTTGAAACCCGGTTCGGGACGGATACGGCGACGGTGCAGTCCTATCTGCATCATCAGGGGAAAAAACTGGTGGACCGGTTCGATGCGAACAGCTACGTGCGCCTGAGCGAATCGGCCAACACGCACGATGTGGCGCGGGGGCGGGGCGAATACGATGCGGTGCTCGCCAGCCTCACGCAGCCGACGCTCGTGGTGGGCGTGGATTCGGATGTGTTGTTTCCGCTGCGCGAACAGGAAGAACTGGCGCGGATCATGCCGCATGCCGATCTTGCCATTATTGAATCGGAGCACGGCCACGACGGCTTCCTGCTCGAAACCCCGCAATTGGGCGCCCTCCTCCGGGATTGGCTCCACACGTTTGAACCGAACATCGAAGAAGCATCATGCATATTGACCTGA